In a single window of the Streptomyces sp. HUAS ZL42 genome:
- a CDS encoding DUF3710 domain-containing protein produces MVRHKAGEVFAQFRRDGFVAPESESAAEFGVWDRLTPGRVLLTALQLELNDRRTEGHSPERIATDLGFVPGPGPGLGHEEAAAVITGLLGDLAALRRADQRGLLAPSGVLTLLRAVIEAEGYTEAEIGELLGFAEEAARTALRGPVSGPWDAGSLGVPEGEYTDLGGLRIPARPDIELKFVGDKRGNDRVLAVTVVHGRTALQLQAYHRTPGRSWDTVRADLLAKLSKDGASVREWAGPAGVELRAEVPVVRRDGSHTTMHSRFLGFDGPGWLLRGVVTGAGAAPDSTDDWPYEFFRNTVVVPEFPGPAASGPAASGPAERDTIPLRIP; encoded by the coding sequence GTGGTGCGCCATAAGGCAGGGGAAGTATTCGCTCAATTCCGGCGCGACGGGTTCGTCGCGCCGGAGAGCGAGTCCGCGGCGGAATTCGGCGTATGGGACCGGCTGACCCCTGGCCGGGTCCTCCTCACGGCCCTGCAACTGGAGCTGAACGACCGCAGGACCGAGGGCCATTCGCCCGAGCGCATCGCCACGGACCTCGGATTCGTCCCGGGGCCGGGGCCCGGGCTCGGTCACGAGGAGGCCGCCGCCGTGATCACCGGCCTGCTGGGTGACCTCGCGGCGCTCCGGCGCGCCGACCAGCGGGGCCTCCTCGCGCCGAGCGGCGTGCTGACCCTGCTGCGGGCCGTGATCGAGGCCGAGGGCTACACCGAAGCCGAGATCGGCGAACTGCTGGGCTTCGCGGAGGAGGCTGCCCGCACGGCCTTGCGGGGACCTGTCTCCGGTCCCTGGGACGCCGGCTCGCTGGGCGTCCCGGAAGGGGAGTACACGGACCTGGGCGGCCTGCGCATTCCCGCCCGGCCGGACATCGAGCTCAAGTTCGTGGGCGACAAGCGCGGCAACGACCGCGTCCTCGCGGTCACCGTCGTCCACGGCAGGACCGCGCTCCAGCTCCAGGCCTACCACCGGACCCCGGGCCGCTCCTGGGACACCGTGCGCGCCGACCTGCTCGCGAAGTTGAGCAAGGACGGCGCGTCGGTACGGGAATGGGCGGGCCCCGCCGGAGTCGAACTGCGGGCCGAAGTGCCCGTCGTACGCCGCGACGGCTCCCACACCACCATGCACTCGCGGTTCCTCGGCTTCGACGGCCCCGGCTGGCTGCTGCGCGGAGTCGTCACCGGCGCGGGAGCCGCGCCGGACAGCACCGACGACTGGCCGTACGAATTCTTCAGGAACACCGTCGTGGTCCCGGAATTCCCCGGCCCCGCGGCCTCCGGTCCCGCGGCCTCCGGTCCCGCGGAGAGGGACACCATTCCGCTCCGCATCCCCTGA
- a CDS encoding polymorphic toxin-type HINT domain-containing protein, with protein MSRRIPRRILGTTVLGLALALSASTVQAMPLAADGKGRTSRPGVQDDGDPAKGRDAKAKSRPADPARKAAVKGLEKAVWPGQGGAEVKLGATAEAGGLPVKVDKARTKSAKAADKVRVDVLDPKRAAQLGAGVLLGVERADGAEQAAKVRLTVDYSEFAEGFGGSYASRLRLVQLPACAAVAVPGSKDCPQQPKVLPTVNDVKTGTVSADVTAVPAAEGVSTMATDATSLVAVAAGPSSAQGTYKATALAPSASWSVATSSGSFNWNYPFRSVPTPGGLTPTVGLGYSSQSADGRTSATNNQGSWIGEGFSYDPGYIERRYKPCSEDGHDSSGEQCWAFENATVMLNGSSGELVKDDTTGKWHMSSDDGSKVEKLTGATNGDNDGEHWRITTSDGTEYYFGQNRLPGWATGNEETNSTWTAPVFGDDSGEPCYNSTFTSAHCQQAWRWSLDYVKDTHGNVMSYFYGRETNYYALNGKTDVNGTAYHRGGYLKRIDYGQRDGQVYAAKAPARIVFNTAERCLPTADFDCAESKRTTANASHWPDVPVDQECKSGTKCTSPVQTFWTTKRLTSVVTQMRKDATTYQDVDAWTLTHLFTDNGDDSKTLWLSKIEHEGRAGTAVKLPSVDLFGEQLANRVDAIGDNIAPFHRFRLSMVLSETGAQLDVNYAPTNCTKDALPTPGESTKRCYPVKWAPPGYIDPITDWFHKYVVSAVIETDRTGGSDGMVTRYSYQGDAAWRKAKPDGITDAKYLTWGGWQGYGKVTVTSGTADNQTTRVDYTFMQGMDGDKDSSGGTRSVSVQDSTGASYSDDEEFTGHQLEVATYDGTKLVSKTIQTPWKHYTATQTRSWGTTRAVIVHAQTGRGFNLKSDGTWLETKSTTTYDTSNGTGRVLQVDDQGDVSATKDDTCTRTTYADNTAKNILSLPERSEVVSVRCSTTPDRKTQVLADERTSYDGGAFGAAPTKGDATKTERMTSHDGTTATYQVTGTTTYDSYGRPLSQKDAKLNETKTAYTETNGLLTKTTVTNAAGHVTTTDYEPAWGMSKGQTDPNGKRTDLAYDALGRLTSVWLPDRASTQTPSIKYSYNVRKDKVTSIKTEKIENDGSYGAEYQLYDALLRPRQIQTEGLDGTRMVADTWYGGTGNIKKTNATYNAAGAPSDELLLVHNGEVGQQSLMEHDGLGRPTAQIFAVSGVEQWRTTTRYDGELTHVDPPAGGVPTTTITDGQGNVSEIRHYRGASPNAGVPYDSTKYTYAAAGYLETVTDAKGNVWRYEYDQLGRKTKSIDPDAGTSRTEYDELDRPIATYDGRDKKISTVYDSLGRVLTTWQGDATTGTKLNETRYDKAGWLGHAYGFLSYTSSTEYFATAIQSMDEFYRPLKTAYQVPASQGSLAGTYVYTSTYNRDGTLQSTGMPAVGDLPAEVLTYTYDSLQRPMTMTGNTSYVTNTVYSGKSLVQQLEMYAGSGKKVWQTYNYETGTDRLTRSVVDVYGATAPAKESNYSYDQAGNVLSIADTANSASPDVQCFAYDTRQRLKDAWTPAATATTAAGTGTRGSTAPLDGTGPAACDSAAGSSALGGPAPYWKSYETDAIGNRVSETVNDTGLDAAKNITRSYEYGTAGTLGDGPHQVTKIVEHTPTGDRQSTYEYDDSGSTTKRIIGGNAQSLVWNDLGKLSEVTEANGSKTSYLYDGSGNRLLRKEPSGTTVYLPGTDLKLSADGTKKEATRYYEYAGQAVAVRTASKVSFIASDHHGTGEVAIDAATGAISQRRFDPFGAERGAKTGVWPGEKGYVGGTIDASTGLTHLGAREYDAVIGKFISVDPIIDYTQPQQINGYAYANNSPVTHADPSGMIIPECREGLIECRGGQPYFPKTAEEKAQSDYDQASRNVSQAQGQQSAAKQRIKSAGKALVKIVRDILGVDAALDCISTGDVGACGETLLNIAGSFAGGLAGKILAKYGAPWNWAKGIKLAKRVTGLVGDLIGGAKDLWKANKALGKARAGLSKAGDKLKDAKKKAAEALKKRKKNEEGGSCPINGKHSFLPGTKVLLAGGKTKPIEKVKLGDKITVTDPATGGTTVREVVGTIVTEDDKHFVDLTIKGKTGKVETLVSTTTHPFWSDSEQAWIEAGDLEPGMLLHTADGDSVTLTATRSFDKRQRTHDLTVNDVHTYYVLAEDSPVLVHNCGEHEDERAGLDFTDNGRQEVYDQNFEKNDGVYKCDYCGQEVERRASRGADGKPIKGRPDDAQIDHEIPKAQGGCGAPHNGCVACRRCNRDKSAKTVEEWDDELREFVEP; from the coding sequence TTGAGCCGACGAATACCCAGACGCATTCTTGGCACGACGGTGCTGGGCCTGGCCCTGGCGCTCTCGGCGTCCACGGTCCAGGCGATGCCGCTCGCAGCGGACGGCAAGGGCCGCACGAGCCGCCCCGGCGTGCAGGACGACGGCGATCCCGCCAAGGGGCGCGACGCCAAGGCGAAATCCCGTCCCGCCGACCCGGCGCGCAAGGCCGCGGTCAAGGGGCTGGAGAAGGCGGTGTGGCCCGGGCAGGGCGGCGCCGAGGTGAAGCTGGGGGCCACTGCGGAGGCGGGCGGCCTGCCGGTGAAGGTGGACAAGGCCAGGACGAAGTCCGCCAAGGCCGCCGACAAGGTTCGCGTCGACGTCCTCGACCCGAAGCGCGCCGCGCAGCTCGGCGCCGGTGTTCTCCTCGGCGTGGAGCGCGCGGATGGCGCCGAGCAGGCCGCCAAGGTCCGTCTGACGGTGGACTACTCCGAGTTCGCCGAGGGCTTCGGCGGCTCCTACGCCTCCCGTCTGCGGCTGGTGCAGCTCCCCGCGTGTGCCGCGGTCGCCGTGCCCGGCAGCAAGGACTGCCCGCAGCAGCCCAAGGTGCTGCCCACGGTGAACGACGTGAAGACGGGCACCGTCTCCGCCGACGTGACCGCTGTCCCCGCCGCCGAGGGCGTGTCCACCATGGCGACGGACGCGACCTCGCTGGTGGCGGTCGCGGCCGGCCCGTCGAGCGCACAGGGCACGTACAAGGCGACGGCTCTTGCGCCCTCCGCCAGCTGGAGTGTCGCGACCTCGTCCGGGTCATTCAACTGGAACTATCCCTTCCGGTCCGTGCCGACCCCGGGCGGCCTGACGCCGACCGTCGGCCTCGGCTACTCCTCCCAGTCGGCGGACGGCCGAACCTCGGCCACCAACAACCAGGGCTCCTGGATCGGTGAGGGCTTCTCCTACGACCCCGGCTACATCGAGCGCCGCTACAAGCCGTGTTCGGAGGACGGTCACGACAGTTCCGGTGAGCAGTGCTGGGCGTTCGAGAACGCCACGGTCATGCTCAACGGTTCCTCGGGTGAGCTGGTCAAGGACGACACCACGGGTAAGTGGCACATGTCGTCCGATGACGGCAGCAAGGTCGAGAAGCTGACCGGCGCCACCAACGGTGACAACGACGGTGAACACTGGCGTATCACCACGTCGGACGGCACGGAGTACTACTTCGGGCAGAACCGCCTGCCGGGCTGGGCCACGGGCAACGAGGAGACCAACTCCACCTGGACCGCGCCCGTCTTCGGCGACGACTCCGGTGAGCCCTGCTACAACTCCACCTTCACCAGCGCGCACTGCCAGCAGGCGTGGCGCTGGAGCCTGGACTACGTCAAGGACACGCACGGCAATGTGATGTCCTACTTCTACGGGCGCGAGACCAACTACTACGCGCTGAACGGGAAGACGGACGTCAACGGCACGGCGTACCACCGCGGCGGCTACCTGAAGCGGATCGACTACGGTCAGCGCGACGGCCAGGTGTACGCGGCGAAGGCGCCGGCCCGGATCGTGTTCAACACCGCCGAACGCTGCCTGCCGACCGCGGACTTCGACTGCGCGGAGAGCAAGCGCACCACGGCCAACGCCTCGCACTGGCCGGACGTCCCGGTCGACCAGGAGTGCAAGTCGGGTACCAAGTGCACCTCGCCGGTGCAGACGTTCTGGACCACCAAGCGGCTGACGTCGGTCGTCACGCAGATGCGCAAGGACGCCACGACCTACCAGGACGTGGACGCCTGGACGCTGACGCACCTGTTCACGGACAACGGTGACGACTCCAAGACCCTGTGGCTGTCGAAGATCGAGCACGAGGGCCGCGCCGGTACCGCCGTGAAGCTGCCGTCCGTGGACCTGTTCGGTGAGCAGCTGGCCAACCGCGTGGACGCGATCGGCGACAACATCGCGCCGTTCCACCGCTTCCGCCTGTCGATGGTCCTGAGCGAGACGGGCGCCCAGCTCGACGTCAACTACGCGCCCACGAACTGCACCAAGGACGCGCTGCCCACGCCGGGCGAGTCGACCAAGCGGTGCTACCCGGTGAAGTGGGCTCCGCCCGGCTACATCGACCCGATCACGGACTGGTTCCACAAGTACGTCGTGTCGGCGGTCATCGAGACCGACCGCACGGGTGGCAGTGACGGCATGGTCACCCGCTACAGCTATCAGGGTGATGCGGCCTGGCGTAAGGCGAAGCCGGACGGCATCACCGACGCCAAGTACCTGACCTGGGGCGGTTGGCAGGGCTACGGCAAGGTCACGGTCACCAGCGGCACCGCCGACAATCAGACGACCCGGGTCGACTACACGTTCATGCAGGGCATGGACGGCGACAAGGACTCGTCGGGCGGCACGCGCTCGGTGAGCGTGCAGGACTCCACCGGGGCGTCCTACTCCGACGACGAGGAGTTCACCGGCCACCAGCTGGAAGTCGCCACCTACGACGGCACCAAGCTGGTCTCCAAGACCATCCAGACCCCGTGGAAGCACTACACGGCCACCCAGACCCGCAGCTGGGGCACCACCCGCGCGGTCATCGTGCATGCCCAGACCGGCCGCGGTTTCAACCTGAAGTCCGACGGGACCTGGCTGGAGACGAAGTCCACCACCACGTACGACACGTCCAACGGCACCGGCCGCGTCCTCCAGGTCGACGACCAGGGTGACGTCTCCGCCACGAAGGACGACACGTGCACCCGCACCACGTACGCGGACAACACGGCGAAGAACATCCTGTCGCTGCCCGAGCGCAGCGAGGTCGTCTCGGTCAGGTGCTCCACGACGCCCGACCGTAAGACGCAGGTCCTGGCGGACGAGCGCACGTCCTACGACGGCGGCGCGTTCGGCGCGGCACCGACGAAGGGTGACGCGACCAAGACCGAGCGGATGACGTCGCACGACGGCACCACGGCCACCTACCAGGTCACCGGCACCACGACCTACGACTCCTACGGCCGTCCGCTGTCGCAGAAGGACGCCAAGCTCAACGAGACGAAGACCGCCTACACCGAGACCAACGGCCTGCTGACGAAGACCACGGTCACCAATGCCGCCGGCCACGTCACCACCACGGACTACGAGCCCGCCTGGGGCATGTCCAAGGGCCAGACCGACCCCAACGGCAAGCGGACGGACCTCGCGTACGATGCGCTGGGCCGCCTGACGTCGGTGTGGCTGCCGGACCGCGCGTCGACGCAGACGCCGAGCATCAAGTACTCGTACAACGTCCGCAAGGACAAGGTCACCTCGATCAAGACCGAGAAGATCGAGAACGACGGCTCGTACGGGGCCGAGTACCAGCTCTACGACGCCCTGCTCAGGCCTCGCCAGATCCAGACCGAGGGCTTGGACGGCACCCGGATGGTCGCCGACACCTGGTACGGCGGCACGGGCAATATCAAGAAGACCAACGCGACGTACAACGCGGCCGGTGCGCCCTCGGACGAACTGCTGCTCGTGCACAACGGCGAGGTCGGCCAGCAGAGCCTGATGGAGCACGACGGCCTGGGCCGACCGACTGCGCAGATCTTCGCGGTCTCGGGCGTCGAGCAGTGGCGCACCACGACCCGGTACGACGGCGAACTGACCCACGTCGACCCGCCGGCCGGCGGTGTCCCCACGACGACCATCACGGACGGTCAGGGCAACGTTTCGGAGATCCGCCACTACCGTGGTGCCTCGCCGAACGCGGGTGTGCCGTACGACTCGACGAAGTACACGTACGCCGCGGCGGGTTACCTGGAGACCGTCACGGACGCCAAGGGCAACGTATGGCGGTACGAGTACGACCAGCTGGGCCGCAAGACCAAGTCGATCGACCCTGACGCCGGCACCTCGCGCACGGAGTACGACGAGCTGGACCGGCCGATCGCCACCTATGACGGCCGCGACAAGAAGATCTCCACGGTCTACGACAGTCTCGGCCGTGTCCTGACCACCTGGCAGGGCGATGCCACGACGGGCACCAAGCTCAACGAGACCCGGTACGACAAGGCGGGCTGGCTCGGCCACGCCTACGGCTTCCTCAGCTACACCTCGTCGACGGAGTACTTCGCCACGGCGATTCAGTCGATGGACGAGTTCTACCGCCCGCTGAAGACCGCCTACCAGGTCCCCGCCTCGCAGGGCTCCCTGGCCGGCACCTACGTCTACACGTCCACCTACAACCGGGACGGAACGCTCCAGTCCACCGGCATGCCGGCCGTCGGCGATCTGCCGGCGGAGGTGCTGACCTACACGTACGACAGCCTGCAGCGCCCGATGACGATGACGGGCAACACGTCGTACGTCACGAACACCGTCTACTCCGGCAAGAGCCTCGTGCAGCAGCTGGAAATGTACGCGGGCAGCGGCAAGAAGGTCTGGCAGACCTACAACTACGAGACGGGCACCGACCGGCTGACCCGCTCGGTGGTCGATGTCTACGGAGCGACCGCCCCGGCGAAGGAGTCGAACTACTCCTACGACCAGGCCGGCAACGTCCTGTCCATCGCGGACACCGCGAACTCCGCCTCGCCGGACGTGCAGTGCTTCGCCTACGACACCCGGCAGCGGCTGAAGGACGCCTGGACCCCGGCAGCTACCGCGACCACCGCGGCGGGCACCGGCACCCGCGGCTCCACAGCACCGCTTGACGGCACCGGACCCGCGGCATGTGACTCCGCAGCCGGTTCGAGCGCGCTGGGCGGTCCGGCCCCGTACTGGAAGTCGTACGAGACCGACGCCATCGGCAACCGAGTTTCGGAAACCGTCAACGACACCGGTCTCGACGCTGCGAAGAACATCACCCGCAGTTACGAGTACGGCACCGCGGGCACCCTCGGCGACGGTCCGCACCAGGTCACCAAGATCGTCGAGCACACCCCGACGGGTGACCGGCAGTCGACGTACGAGTACGACGACTCGGGCAGCACCACCAAGCGCATCATCGGCGGCAACGCGCAGTCCCTGGTCTGGAACGACCTGGGCAAGCTCAGCGAGGTCACCGAAGCGAACGGATCCAAGACCAGCTACCTGTACGACGGTTCCGGTAACCGCCTGTTGCGCAAGGAGCCGTCGGGCACGACCGTCTACCTGCCGGGCACCGATCTGAAGCTGTCGGCTGACGGCACCAAGAAGGAGGCCACCCGCTACTACGAGTACGCCGGCCAAGCGGTCGCGGTGCGCACGGCGTCCAAGGTGTCCTTCATCGCCTCCGACCACCACGGCACGGGCGAGGTGGCGATCGATGCGGCGACCGGCGCGATCAGCCAGCGACGCTTCGATCCGTTCGGTGCCGAGCGCGGCGCGAAGACCGGTGTCTGGCCGGGCGAGAAAGGTTACGTCGGCGGCACCATCGACGCCTCGACCGGCCTGACCCATTTGGGGGCGCGCGAGTACGACGCGGTGATCGGCAAGTTCATCTCGGTCGACCCGATCATCGATTACACCCAGCCGCAGCAGATCAACGGCTACGCGTACGCCAACAACTCGCCGGTCACCCACGCCGACCCCAGCGGCATGATCATCCCGGAGTGCCGGGAAGGTCTGATCGAGTGCCGAGGGGGCCAGCCGTACTTCCCGAAAACCGCCGAGGAGAAGGCTCAGTCGGACTACGACCAGGCCTCCCGCAACGTCTCGCAGGCACAGGGCCAGCAGTCCGCCGCCAAGCAGCGCATCAAGTCCGCCGGCAAGGCCCTGGTCAAGATCGTCCGGGACATCCTGGGCGTGGACGCGGCCCTGGACTGCATCTCCACCGGTGACGTCGGTGCCTGCGGCGAGACCCTGCTCAACATCGCCGGCAGCTTCGCAGGCGGTCTGGCGGGCAAGATCCTCGCCAAGTACGGCGCCCCGTGGAACTGGGCCAAGGGCATCAAACTCGCCAAGCGGGTCACCGGCCTCGTCGGCGACCTGATCGGCGGCGCCAAGGACCTGTGGAAGGCCAACAAGGCGCTCGGGAAGGCGAGAGCCGGGCTCTCCAAAGCCGGGGACAAGCTGAAGGACGCCAAGAAGAAGGCGGCCGAAGCCCTCAAGAAGCGCAAGAAGAACGAAGAGGGCGGCTCCTGCCCGATCAACGGGAAGCACAGCTTCCTGCCGGGCACCAAGGTGCTGCTCGCGGGCGGCAAGACCAAGCCGATCGAAAAGGTGAAGCTCGGTGACAAGATCACCGTCACCGACCCGGCCACGGGCGGGACGACGGTCCGTGAGGTCGTCGGCACGATCGTCACCGAGGACGACAAGCACTTCGTCGACCTCACGATCAAGGGCAAGACAGGCAAGGTCGAGACCCTGGTCTCCACGACGACCCACCCCTTCTGGTCGGACTCCGAGCAGGCGTGGATCGAGGCGGGCGACCTTGAGCCGGGCATGCTCCTGCATACCGCGGACGGCGACTCGGTCACTCTCACGGCCACTCGTTCCTTCGACAAGCGCCAGCGCACGCACGACCTCACCGTCAACGACGTGCACACCTACTACGTGCTGGCGGAGGACAGCCCCGTCCTCGTCCACAACTGCGGAGAGCATGAGGACGAGCGCGCGGGCCTCGACTTCACCGACAATGGGCGGCAGGAGGTCTACGACCAGAACTTCGAGAAGAACGACGGCGTCTACAAGTGCGACTACTGTGGTCAAGAAGTGGAGCGTCGTGCTTCGCGGGGTGCTGACGGCAAGCCCATCAAGGGCCGGCCGGACGATGCTCAGATCGACCACGAGATCCCCAAGGCACAGGGCGGATGCGGCGCACCTCACAACGGCTGCGTGGCCTGCCGACGATGTAACAGGGACAAGTCGGCCAAGACGGTCGAAGAGTGGGACGACGAACTCCGAGAGTTTGTGGAGCCATAG
- a CDS encoding DUF4265 domain-containing protein codes for MDESRSSERPVSPSGAKMFKVAFDLNSDASGWPPVSVERLWGEKTDVRFEIRVVNTPFFVPGVAFGDLVRVRADHERRELVYEGFTAESGHSTVRIVFMRGDVRDSVERRLREAGCSWETTEGFRNLIAVDIPPDVGYEELRQWFLERIESGDIEIQESAISATHRGQLSQFP; via the coding sequence ATGGATGAGTCTCGGTCGAGTGAACGGCCGGTGTCGCCCAGCGGGGCAAAGATGTTCAAGGTGGCCTTCGACCTGAACTCGGACGCCTCCGGCTGGCCGCCGGTCTCCGTGGAGCGACTCTGGGGTGAGAAGACGGACGTCAGGTTCGAGATTCGGGTGGTGAACACACCGTTCTTCGTTCCGGGAGTTGCGTTCGGCGACCTCGTCAGGGTCCGTGCGGACCACGAGCGGCGCGAGCTCGTCTACGAGGGTTTCACCGCGGAGTCCGGGCATTCGACCGTGCGCATCGTCTTCATGCGAGGTGATGTGCGGGATTCGGTGGAGCGCAGGCTGCGAGAAGCAGGCTGCAGCTGGGAGACCACAGAGGGATTCAGGAACCTGATCGCCGTCGACATTCCGCCGGACGTCGGGTACGAAGAACTTCGTCAGTGGTTCTTGGAGCGGATCGAATCCGGAGACATCGAGATCCAGGAAAGTGCCATCTCGGCGACTCACAGGGGACAACTGAGTCAGTTCCCTTAG